A single genomic interval of Argopecten irradians isolate NY chromosome 8, Ai_NY, whole genome shotgun sequence harbors:
- the LOC138330336 gene encoding rab11 family-interacting protein 2-like isoform X1 — MSWNPTHVQFTVLRGKNLLTKGKGGMKLTDVFVSILLGKEKFQTSTIKNALNPEWFEQCDLSIQGGMDQDISVTVMHRGLLSDDFIGYATIPLSDYKVFDRPKSQWVKLRGKPHKPPDNKNRGELEVKLTFQVKNRTQEEVAPSLKKLSSNSLKSIASAVGLKVGDKFRRSLRESQNPLQQSAEKRRNSSAFSSDGGRIHANNFPPSSVNGSMNLKGAARSASVDGANFPAVDIPPPQWDDLSVAENIMHRSRSMVLDRQREQDQSHVETENVSSRYDRPGNRQSLPPSYWGTQTLPHPRGKRYSMDNEKGVAVVTKSADDLDTPVSSQPGYLESMFRKEREVYKSMQKDDSDSSEDEKVNRNRRQSRKSAKEYVSDERHSSDSDSEASVKEIALPVVRRKPETKGRPRSDSKGSNSSQENKSEVLTEPPTLSRNNSSDGKVITETSFPESSTEPVYHNGNEDDASSESTLEPQETTENGLMNGGEESPKSAQNRRKITPIQQFSFENSPEKPVEKQDGVRRRAKRDRLRQLYKQGGRRYTVQGLPHRRHDDSLADLRPQLSRELTIIPDDLIAVYKNMTKAELIHLVITHKAQLIRKDQYVKDMEDYIDNMLVRVMETNPRLLQSKNRFK, encoded by the exons ATGTCTTGGAATCCCACGCACGTTCAATTCACAG TACTGAGGGGAAAGAATTTGTTAACCAAAGGCAAGGGAG GGATGAAATTGACGGATGTGTTTGTTTCAATCTTACTTGGCAAAGAAAAGTTCCAAACTTCTACAATCAAGAATGCTCTCAACCCTGAATGGTTTGAACAGTGTGACTT ATCCATACAAGGGGGCATGGATCAGGACATATCTGTGACAGTGATGCATCGTGGATTACTATCGGACGATTTCATTGGCTACGCTACCATCCCATTGTCAGATTACAAAGTGTTTGACCGACCCAAGAGCCA ATGGGTAAAACTGCGGGGAAAACCTCACAAGCCACCAGACAATAAGAATCGTGGAGAATTAGAAGTGAAACTGACGTTTCAAGTCAAGAACAGAACTCAAGAGGAAGTTGCACCATCACTGAAAAAATTGTCTTCTAACTCCTTAAAATCAATAGCTTCAGCAGTTG GTCTTAAAGTTGGTGACAAATTCCGTCGTTCTCTGAGGGAATCCCAGAATCCTTTGCAGCAGTCTGCTGAAAAGAGAAGAAATAGTTCAGCATTTAGTTCTGATGGCGGACGAATACAC GCTAATAACTTCCCACCATCTTCCGTAAACGGCTCCATGAACCTCAAGGGGGCAGCACGATCTGCCTCTGTCGACGGCGCTAACTTTCCTGCAGTAGATATACCCCCACCTCAGTGGGACGATTTATCCGTG GCGGAGAATATCATGCACAGAAGTCGGAGTATGGTACTCGATCGACAGCGAGAACAGGATCAAAGCCACG TTGAAACCGAAAATGTAAGCAGTAGGTATGACCGGCCTGGAAATCGTCAATCGTTACCCCCATCTTACTGGGGAACACAGACTCTCCCTCACCCACGGGGAAAACGCTATTCCATGGACAATGAAAAAGGTGTTGCGGTGGTAACAAAATCGGCAGATGACCTTGACACTCCTGTGTCGTCACAACCAGGATATCTCGAGTCAATGTTTCGGAAAGAGCGTGAAGTCTACAAAAGTATGCAAAAAGACGATTCTGATTCATCCGAAGACGAGAAAGTGAACAGGAACAGACGACAAAGTCGTAAGAGTGCTAAAGAATATGTTTCGGATGAGCGTCACTCTTCAGATTCGGATTCGGAGGCGAGTGTTAAAGAAATTGCACTTCCTGTTGTGAGGCGGAAGCCTGAAACTAAAGGAAGGCCAAGATCAGACtccaagggaagtaactctagtCAAGAAAATAAATCTGAAGTGTTAACGGAGCCGCCCACGTTAAGTAGAAATAATAGTAGTGATGGGAAGGTGATAACAGAAACGTCTTTTCCAGAATCTAGTACCGAGCCAGTGTATCACAATGGTAATGAGGACGACGCTAGTTCAGAATCAACTCTTGAGCCACAAGAAACAACGGAGAATGGTTTGATGAACGGCGGAGAGGAGTCCCCAAAGTCAGCACAAAATCGGCGAAAAATCACTCCAATACAAcagttttcatttgaaaattctCCTGAAAAGCCCGTTGAGAAGCAGGATGGAGTGAGACGGCGGGCAAAAAGAGATCGACTACGCCAGTTATATAAACAAG GTGGCAGACGATACACTGTCCAAGGCTTACCACATCGTCGTCATGACGACTCATTAGCTGACCTTCGACCCCAACTCTCCAGAGAGTTGACGATTATACCGGATGATCTTATTGCAGTGTATAAGAATATGACAAAAGCG GAGCTGATCCATCTCGTAATAACACATAAAGCACAGCTAATTCGTAAAGACCAGTACGTCAAAGACATGGAGGATTACATAGACAATATGCTGGTTCGTGTGATGGAGACAAACCCGCGTCTTCTTCAGAGTAAAAACAGATTCAAATAA
- the LOC138330340 gene encoding tripartite motif-containing protein 2-like — protein sequence MAEGGPNQESIPKDSNQSDSHLLECPICLEQLHQPRCLPCHHSLCQECLSTYITSEVSGKRDTATTFTCPVCRTLTHPIDKTEDKDKWAEQFPVDKVVMELIQMKSGSTESHYCTYCEKTKDKKVLAQFWCKTTQCLFCESCKLNHHDIIHPNCDGMDIRASGGNLLLRSETLTKKCDKHNEKMDYFCVDHKTFGCTKCITVGHRKCNDVATTEDYCSTLDRNSTLKETTTYLQKATDSLESAVKNFQQYLQSIADDKESALQSIDDMEERFIQRMKEMKKEITDDLIAKYKVESDNLKATSQKCERLKIAMQNTMESTATARQQNDHMGTILLYQRGQTELDAWKDLVKEMRMTSSIVSLKHEAEFDGTSLNFGKIVVQKQQRQFTDVPGLTKPLSECELKEVRKVNIKMKSDRSNCDARGVVITPDGSIVVGDYNNQKLKLINTDGDVVDELKVNGIPYDLCLVDNTTVAAAIGNGVHVVTVTSSKLTLSNVINIGKTCYGITYRNGEFIVSSGTEVYRVTKDGKTQMLQQCPNCIYALSQDHRTGTLFLPYHINNPGGTAVGSLSTDNLYKDVLNVGIVRYAYGVDVDMESNVYVCGWESNNVVQMSGDGTNVRELLTAADGITKPLAIFVYGDKLVLTNQSRSDRNSIRLFQLI from the coding sequence ATGGCAGAAGGTGGTCCCAATCAGGAATCGATCCCTAAAGACAGTAATCAGTCGGACTCACACCTCCTGGAGTGCCCGATCTGTCTGGAACAGCTTCACCAGCCAAGATGTCTACCATGTCACCATTCTCTTTGTCAGGAATGTCTGAGTACTTACATCACCAGTGAGGTGTCGGGGAAGAGGGATACGGCGACTACCTTTACTTGTCCGGTATGTAGAACACTTACTCACCCTATTGATAAGACTGAGGATAAGGACAAATGGGCCGAGCAGTTTCCTGTAGACAAAGTTGTCATGGAGTTGATACAAATGAAGAGCGGTTCAACAGAGAGTCACTACTGTACGTATTGTGAAAAAACTAAAGACAAGAAGGTTCTGGCTCAGTTCTGGTGTAAGACTACCCAGTGTTTGTTTTGCGAGTCTTGTAAACTAAATCACCATGATATCATACACCCCAACTGTGATGGTATGGATATCAGAGCTTCCGGTGGTAACCTTTTACTACGATCAGAAACACTGACCAAGAaatgcgacaaacacaatgaGAAGATGGATTACTTTTGCGTCGATCATAAAACTTTCGGCTGCACCAAATGTATAACAGTCGGTCACAGGAAATGCAACGATGTAGCAACCACTGAAGATTACTGTAGTACATTGGACAGAAACTCAACACTCAAAGAAACGACGACCTACCTACAAAAGGCTACTGACTCACTGGAATCGGCGGTAAAGAACTTCCAGCAATATTTACAGAGCATTGCAGACGACAAGGAGTCGGCATTACAGAGCATCGACGATATGGAAGAACGGTTCATCCAACGAATGAAAGAAATGAAGAAGGAAATCACAGATGATTTGATAGCTAAGTACAAAGTGGAGAGTGACAATCTGAAGGCGACAAGTCAAAAGTGTGAACGACTGAAGATCGCTATGCAGAATACAATGGAATCAACTGCTACAGCCCGGCAGCAGAACGACCACATGGGTACGATTTTATTGTACCAGAGAGGACAAACAGAGCTGGATGCTTGGAAAGATTTAGTCAAAGAGATGAGGATGACGAGCTCTATTGTCAGTCTTAAGCACGAAGCAGAATTTGATGGAACAAGTCTGAACTTTGGTAAAATTGTCGTCCAGAAGCAACAGAGACAATTTACAGATGTCCCAGGCCTAACCAAACCTTTATCAGAATGTGAACTAAAGGAGGTAAGAAAAGtgaacataaaaatgaaatcagaTCGGTCCAATTGTGATGCTCGTGGAGTTGTTATCACTCCTGACGGCAGTATTGTTGTAGGAGATTATAACAATCAGAAGCTGAAATTAATCAACACTGACGGAGATGTTGTGGATGAGTTGAAGGTGAATGGAATACCTTATGATTTGTGTTTGGTAGACAACACTACTGTTGCAGCTGCGATAggtaatggtgtacatgtgGTGACAGTTACATCCTCTAAACTTACATTATCGAATGTAATAAACATTGGGAAAACATGTTACGGTATAACGTACAGAAATGGAGAGTTCATCGTGAGTTCAGGTACAGAAGTGTACCGGGTGACAAAGGACGGTAAGACACAGATGCTACAACAATGCCCTAATTGTATATACGCATTATCTCAAGACCACCGTACCGGGACTCTCTTCCTTCCTTACCACATCAACAATCCTGGAGGTACGGCCGTCGGTAGTCTGTCTACTGACAATCTATACAAGGACGTGTTGAATGTAGGTATAGTACGCTACGCATATGGAGTGGATGTGGACATGGAGAGTAACGTCTATGTCTGTGGATGGGAGTCAAACAACGTGGTACAGATGTCTGGGGACGGGACAAACGTCAGGGAACTGTTAACAGCAGCGGACGGTATCACAAAACCGCTAGCTATATTCGTGTATGGTGATAAGCTTGTTTTGACGAATCAGTCAAGATCAGATCGCAATTCTATTCGCTTATTTCAGTTGATCTGA
- the LOC138330336 gene encoding rab11 family-interacting protein 2-like isoform X2: protein MSWNPTHVQFTVLRGKNLLTKGKGGMKLTDVFVSILLGKEKFQTSTIKNALNPEWFEQCDLSIQGGMDQDISVTVMHRGLLSDDFIGYATIPLSDYKVFDRPKSQWVKLRGKPHKPPDNKNRGELEVKLTFQVKNRTQEEVAPSLKKLSSNSLKSIASAVGLKVGDKFRRSLRESQNPLQQSAEKRRNSSAFSSDGGRIHAENIMHRSRSMVLDRQREQDQSHVETENVSSRYDRPGNRQSLPPSYWGTQTLPHPRGKRYSMDNEKGVAVVTKSADDLDTPVSSQPGYLESMFRKEREVYKSMQKDDSDSSEDEKVNRNRRQSRKSAKEYVSDERHSSDSDSEASVKEIALPVVRRKPETKGRPRSDSKGSNSSQENKSEVLTEPPTLSRNNSSDGKVITETSFPESSTEPVYHNGNEDDASSESTLEPQETTENGLMNGGEESPKSAQNRRKITPIQQFSFENSPEKPVEKQDGVRRRAKRDRLRQLYKQGGRRYTVQGLPHRRHDDSLADLRPQLSRELTIIPDDLIAVYKNMTKAELIHLVITHKAQLIRKDQYVKDMEDYIDNMLVRVMETNPRLLQSKNRFK, encoded by the exons ATGTCTTGGAATCCCACGCACGTTCAATTCACAG TACTGAGGGGAAAGAATTTGTTAACCAAAGGCAAGGGAG GGATGAAATTGACGGATGTGTTTGTTTCAATCTTACTTGGCAAAGAAAAGTTCCAAACTTCTACAATCAAGAATGCTCTCAACCCTGAATGGTTTGAACAGTGTGACTT ATCCATACAAGGGGGCATGGATCAGGACATATCTGTGACAGTGATGCATCGTGGATTACTATCGGACGATTTCATTGGCTACGCTACCATCCCATTGTCAGATTACAAAGTGTTTGACCGACCCAAGAGCCA ATGGGTAAAACTGCGGGGAAAACCTCACAAGCCACCAGACAATAAGAATCGTGGAGAATTAGAAGTGAAACTGACGTTTCAAGTCAAGAACAGAACTCAAGAGGAAGTTGCACCATCACTGAAAAAATTGTCTTCTAACTCCTTAAAATCAATAGCTTCAGCAGTTG GTCTTAAAGTTGGTGACAAATTCCGTCGTTCTCTGAGGGAATCCCAGAATCCTTTGCAGCAGTCTGCTGAAAAGAGAAGAAATAGTTCAGCATTTAGTTCTGATGGCGGACGAATACAC GCGGAGAATATCATGCACAGAAGTCGGAGTATGGTACTCGATCGACAGCGAGAACAGGATCAAAGCCACG TTGAAACCGAAAATGTAAGCAGTAGGTATGACCGGCCTGGAAATCGTCAATCGTTACCCCCATCTTACTGGGGAACACAGACTCTCCCTCACCCACGGGGAAAACGCTATTCCATGGACAATGAAAAAGGTGTTGCGGTGGTAACAAAATCGGCAGATGACCTTGACACTCCTGTGTCGTCACAACCAGGATATCTCGAGTCAATGTTTCGGAAAGAGCGTGAAGTCTACAAAAGTATGCAAAAAGACGATTCTGATTCATCCGAAGACGAGAAAGTGAACAGGAACAGACGACAAAGTCGTAAGAGTGCTAAAGAATATGTTTCGGATGAGCGTCACTCTTCAGATTCGGATTCGGAGGCGAGTGTTAAAGAAATTGCACTTCCTGTTGTGAGGCGGAAGCCTGAAACTAAAGGAAGGCCAAGATCAGACtccaagggaagtaactctagtCAAGAAAATAAATCTGAAGTGTTAACGGAGCCGCCCACGTTAAGTAGAAATAATAGTAGTGATGGGAAGGTGATAACAGAAACGTCTTTTCCAGAATCTAGTACCGAGCCAGTGTATCACAATGGTAATGAGGACGACGCTAGTTCAGAATCAACTCTTGAGCCACAAGAAACAACGGAGAATGGTTTGATGAACGGCGGAGAGGAGTCCCCAAAGTCAGCACAAAATCGGCGAAAAATCACTCCAATACAAcagttttcatttgaaaattctCCTGAAAAGCCCGTTGAGAAGCAGGATGGAGTGAGACGGCGGGCAAAAAGAGATCGACTACGCCAGTTATATAAACAAG GTGGCAGACGATACACTGTCCAAGGCTTACCACATCGTCGTCATGACGACTCATTAGCTGACCTTCGACCCCAACTCTCCAGAGAGTTGACGATTATACCGGATGATCTTATTGCAGTGTATAAGAATATGACAAAAGCG GAGCTGATCCATCTCGTAATAACACATAAAGCACAGCTAATTCGTAAAGACCAGTACGTCAAAGACATGGAGGATTACATAGACAATATGCTGGTTCGTGTGATGGAGACAAACCCGCGTCTTCTTCAGAGTAAAAACAGATTCAAATAA